A stretch of Lutra lutra chromosome 9, mLutLut1.2, whole genome shotgun sequence DNA encodes these proteins:
- the ZCCHC3 gene encoding zinc finger CCHC domain-containing protein 3 yields MATGGGAEEERKRGRPQLLPPARPAARGEEAEGGREKMGWAQVVKNLAEKKGEFRESRPPRREEEGGSGVGGGLGAPAGLAAPGLGDFPPAGRGDPKGRRRDPAGEAADPRKKKGAAEPGRRKKAEAAAAMASPARPGAAEDAAEQPAQDEQAVASGPAGGPSKGRFLVRICFQGDEGACPTRDFVVGALILRSIGMDPSDIFAVIQIPGSREFDVSFRSAEKLALFLRVYEEKREQEDCWENFVVLGRSKSSLKTLFILFRNETVDVEDIVTWLKRHCDVLAVPVKVTDRFGIWTGEYKCEIELRQGEGGVRHLPGAFFLGAERGYSWYKGQPKTCFKCGSRTHMSGSCTQDRCFRCGEEGHLSPYCRKGIVCNLCGKRGHAFAQCPKAVHNSVAAQLTGVAGH; encoded by the coding sequence ATGGCCACCGGCGGCGGCGCGGAGGAGGAGAGGAAGCGGGGGCGGCCGCAGCTCCTGCCCCCCGCGCGGCCCGCGGCTCGCGGCGAGGAGGCCGAGGGCGGCCGCGAGAAGATGGGCTGGGCCCAGGTGGTAAAGAACCTGGCCGAGAAGAAGGGCGAGTTCCGCGAGTCGCGGCCGCCGCggcgggaggaggagggaggcagcgGCGTGGGCGGCGGGCTCGGCGCCCCAGCGGGCCTGGCGGCGCCGGGCCTCGGCGACTTCCCCCCGGCCGGCCGTGGGGATCCGAAGGGTCGGCGGAGAGACCCGGCCGGCGAGGCGGCGGACCCCCGCAAGAAGAAGGGTGCAGCCGAGCCGGGCCGGAGGAAGAAGGCCGAGGCGGCGGCGGCCATGGCGAGCCCGGCCAGGCCTGGCGCGGCCGAGGACGCGGCGGAGCAGCCAGCTCAGGACGAGCAGGCGGTGGCGTCGGGCCCCGCGGGGGGCCCGAGTAAGGGGCGCTTCCTAGTGCGCATCTGTTTCCAGGGAGACGAGGGTGCCTGCCCGACCCGGGACTTCGTTGTGGGCGCACTCATCCTGCGCTCCATCGGCATGGACCCGAGCGACATCTTCGCGGTCATCCAGATCCCTGGCAGCCGCGAGTTTGACGTGAGCTTCCGCTCGGCGGAGAAGCTGGCCCTGTTCCTACGCGTCTACGAGGAGAAGCGCGAGCAGGAGGACTGCTGGGAGAACTTTGTGGTGCTGGGGCGGAGCAAGTCCAGCTTGAAGACGCTCTTCATCCTCTTCCGGAACGAGACGGTGGACGTGGAAGACATCGTGACCTGGCTCAAGCGCCACTGCGATGTGCTGGCCGTGCCCGTGAAAGTGACCGACAGGTTTGGGATCTGGACCGGGGAGTACAAGTGTGAGATCGAGCTGCGCCAGGGGGAGGGCGGGGTTAGGCACCTGCCGGGGGCCTTCTTCCTGGGGGCCGAGAGGGGCTACAGCTGGTACAAGGGGCAGCCCAAGACGTGCTTTAAATGTGGTTCCCGGACCCACATGAGCGGCAGCTGCACGCAGGACAGGTGCTtcaggtgtggggaggagggacacctGAGCCCTTACTGTCGGAAGGGCATCGTGTGTAACCTCTGTGGCAAGCGAGGACACGCCTTTGCCCAGTGTCCCAAAGCAGTTCACAATTCCGTGGCAGCTCAGCTAACCGGGGTGGCTGGGCACTGA
- the C9H20orf96 gene encoding uncharacterized protein C20orf96 homolog isoform X2, which yields MARVFPKPSHSGIRSTIYNFQNLDYVPWQRSKQKTKSPTLPPILQTRGHQKSKTKTLTSVLPGLHSKPTTSMTSQLRNPQEKHRGRLDSGKTQKKMRLLRALLRNRQTTLQELSSHEVFLTKLNLELIKDIQDMEDSSALKVRTMLQEQDILQTIVDILEYSNKKKLQQLKCELKEWEEKEESKMKSLVQQVEQLNAKIEKTYKEVSFLSTYMDHEYPVKSVQIASLVRQLQQIKDNQQDELDDLGEMRRMVLQSLSNQIRKKKKKLLQALVVKSQQPHQEALLQKTRDNQDMLKYMDKFREVHPRHGRHPQHPRGRAAALLDAGSRGQPFLPALFPIPGALTYLLL from the exons ATGGCGCGCGTCTTTCCCAA ACCCAGCCACTCTGGGATTCGCTCCACAATCTACAACTTCCAGAATCTG GACTATGTTCCATGGCAGCGGTCCAAGCAGAAAACCAAGTCACCTACTCTGCCTCCCATCCTACAAACCAGAGGCCACCAGAAGAGCAAAACGAAGACTTTGACTAGCGTCCTGCCAG GGTTGCATTCCAAGCCCACCACGTCTATGACAAGCCAGCTGAGGAATCCACAAGAAAAGCACAGAGGGAGGTTGGATTCCGggaagacacagaagaaaatgcGGCTTTTGAGG GCGTTGCTCAGGAACAGGCAAACCACGCTGCAGGAGCTCTCCAGCCATGAGGTCTTTCTCACCAAGCTCAACCTGGAGCTGATCAAGGACATCCAGGACATGGAAGACAGCTCGGCCCTGAAAGTGCGCACGATGCTGCAGGAGCAGGACATCCTCCAG ACTATCGTGGACATCTTGGAGTACTCGAACAAGAAGAAGCTGCAGCAGCTCAAGTGTGAACTtaaggagtgggaggagaaggaggagtccAAGATGAAGT CCCTGGTGCAGCAGGTAGAGCAGCTGAATGCCAAGATTGAGAAGACCTACAAGGAAGTGAGCTTCCTGAGCACGTACATGGACCATGAGTATCCTGTCAAGTCGGTCCAGATCGCCAGCCTTGTGCGTCAACTGCAGCAGATAAAGGACAACCAGCAG GATGAGCTGGATGACCTTGGTGAGATGCGCAGAATGGTCCTGCAGTCTTTGTCTAATCAGATtcggaagaagaagaaaaagcttctgcaagCTCTGGTGGTG aAAAGCCAGCAGCCCCATCAGGAAGCTCTTCTGCAGAAGACCCGGGACAACCAGGACATGCTGAAGTACATGGACAAGTTCCGAGAA GTGCACCCCAGACATGGACGTCATCCTCAACATCCCCgtggaagagctgctgcccttcTAGATGCCGGGTCCAGGGGCCagcctttcctccctgctctttTTCCTATACCTGGAGCCTTGACTTATCTTCTTCTCTGA
- the C9H20orf96 gene encoding uncharacterized protein C20orf96 homolog isoform X1: protein MARVFPKPSHSGIRSTIYNFQNLDYVPWQRSKQKTKSPTLPPILQTRGHQKSKTKTLTSVLPGLHSKPTTSMTSQLRNPQEKHRGRLDSGKTQKKMRLLRALLRNRQTTLQELSSHEVFLTKLNLELIKDIQDMEDSSALKVRTMLQEQDILQTIVDILEYSNKKKLQQLKCELKEWEEKEESKMKSLVQQVEQLNAKIEKTYKEVSFLSTYMDHEYPVKSVQIASLVRQLQQIKDNQQDELDDLGEMRRMVLQSLSNQIRKKKKKLLQALVVKSQQPHQEALLQKTRDNQDMLKYMDKFREFINQFEEEIPILKAEVEQLQVQVQEPREIVFADVLLRRPKCTPDMDVILNIPVEELLPF, encoded by the exons ATGGCGCGCGTCTTTCCCAA ACCCAGCCACTCTGGGATTCGCTCCACAATCTACAACTTCCAGAATCTG GACTATGTTCCATGGCAGCGGTCCAAGCAGAAAACCAAGTCACCTACTCTGCCTCCCATCCTACAAACCAGAGGCCACCAGAAGAGCAAAACGAAGACTTTGACTAGCGTCCTGCCAG GGTTGCATTCCAAGCCCACCACGTCTATGACAAGCCAGCTGAGGAATCCACAAGAAAAGCACAGAGGGAGGTTGGATTCCGggaagacacagaagaaaatgcGGCTTTTGAGG GCGTTGCTCAGGAACAGGCAAACCACGCTGCAGGAGCTCTCCAGCCATGAGGTCTTTCTCACCAAGCTCAACCTGGAGCTGATCAAGGACATCCAGGACATGGAAGACAGCTCGGCCCTGAAAGTGCGCACGATGCTGCAGGAGCAGGACATCCTCCAG ACTATCGTGGACATCTTGGAGTACTCGAACAAGAAGAAGCTGCAGCAGCTCAAGTGTGAACTtaaggagtgggaggagaaggaggagtccAAGATGAAGT CCCTGGTGCAGCAGGTAGAGCAGCTGAATGCCAAGATTGAGAAGACCTACAAGGAAGTGAGCTTCCTGAGCACGTACATGGACCATGAGTATCCTGTCAAGTCGGTCCAGATCGCCAGCCTTGTGCGTCAACTGCAGCAGATAAAGGACAACCAGCAG GATGAGCTGGATGACCTTGGTGAGATGCGCAGAATGGTCCTGCAGTCTTTGTCTAATCAGATtcggaagaagaagaaaaagcttctgcaagCTCTGGTGGTG aAAAGCCAGCAGCCCCATCAGGAAGCTCTTCTGCAGAAGACCCGGGACAACCAGGACATGCTGAAGTACATGGACAAGTTCCGAGAA TTTATCAACCAGTTTGAGGAGGAAATACCCATACTGAAGGCCGAGGTGGAGCAGCTCCAGGTGCAGGTCCAGGAGCCCCGAGAGATCGTATTTGCAGATGTTCTGCTTCGGAGACCCAA GTGCACCCCAGACATGGACGTCATCCTCAACATCCCCgtggaagagctgctgcccttcTAG
- the C9H20orf96 gene encoding uncharacterized protein C20orf96 homolog isoform X3 → MTSQLRNPQEKHRGRLDSGKTQKKMRLLRALLRNRQTTLQELSSHEVFLTKLNLELIKDIQDMEDSSALKVRTMLQEQDILQTIVDILEYSNKKKLQQLKCELKEWEEKEESKMKSLVQQVEQLNAKIEKTYKEVSFLSTYMDHEYPVKSVQIASLVRQLQQIKDNQQDELDDLGEMRRMVLQSLSNQIRKKKKKLLQALVVKSQQPHQEALLQKTRDNQDMLKYMDKFREFINQFEEEIPILKAEVEQLQVQVQEPREIVFADVLLRRPKCTPDMDVILNIPVEELLPF, encoded by the exons ATGACAAGCCAGCTGAGGAATCCACAAGAAAAGCACAGAGGGAGGTTGGATTCCGggaagacacagaagaaaatgcGGCTTTTGAGG GCGTTGCTCAGGAACAGGCAAACCACGCTGCAGGAGCTCTCCAGCCATGAGGTCTTTCTCACCAAGCTCAACCTGGAGCTGATCAAGGACATCCAGGACATGGAAGACAGCTCGGCCCTGAAAGTGCGCACGATGCTGCAGGAGCAGGACATCCTCCAG ACTATCGTGGACATCTTGGAGTACTCGAACAAGAAGAAGCTGCAGCAGCTCAAGTGTGAACTtaaggagtgggaggagaaggaggagtccAAGATGAAGT CCCTGGTGCAGCAGGTAGAGCAGCTGAATGCCAAGATTGAGAAGACCTACAAGGAAGTGAGCTTCCTGAGCACGTACATGGACCATGAGTATCCTGTCAAGTCGGTCCAGATCGCCAGCCTTGTGCGTCAACTGCAGCAGATAAAGGACAACCAGCAG GATGAGCTGGATGACCTTGGTGAGATGCGCAGAATGGTCCTGCAGTCTTTGTCTAATCAGATtcggaagaagaagaaaaagcttctgcaagCTCTGGTGGTG aAAAGCCAGCAGCCCCATCAGGAAGCTCTTCTGCAGAAGACCCGGGACAACCAGGACATGCTGAAGTACATGGACAAGTTCCGAGAA TTTATCAACCAGTTTGAGGAGGAAATACCCATACTGAAGGCCGAGGTGGAGCAGCTCCAGGTGCAGGTCCAGGAGCCCCGAGAGATCGTATTTGCAGATGTTCTGCTTCGGAGACCCAA GTGCACCCCAGACATGGACGTCATCCTCAACATCCCCgtggaagagctgctgcccttcTAG